A region from the Vicia villosa cultivar HV-30 ecotype Madison, WI unplaced genomic scaffold, Vvil1.0 ctg.005279F_1_1, whole genome shotgun sequence genome encodes:
- the LOC131642567 gene encoding pectinesterase inhibitor 1-like — MSCTSILAIVFLFCIASSNAAVDIQPICQKAKNPSFCINLLSPKAGGDLKSLAQYTLNVDRTDTSNTVSLLKTLIGKSGVDPKLHSHYKNCLDHFDEEQALGDILEAIQLLKALDYQGVSSYMSAVMTNVDECLTDESPPDTSDLPKSAETVYQVSQISLIISNMLSNK; from the coding sequence ATGTCTTGTACATCAATACTAGCTATTGTCTTTCTCTTCTGCATTGCATCGTCCAATGCAGCCGTTGATATTCAACCCATTTGCCAGAAAGCCAAAAACCCTTCATTTTGTATAAATCTCCTCTCCCCGAAAGCCGGCGGAGATCTCAAAAGTCTAGCACAATACACCCTCAACGTAGATCGTACCGATACATCAAATACTGTTAGCCTACTTAAAACCCTAATCGGGAAAAGTGGGGTTGATCCCAAGCTACACAGTCATTACAAGAATTGTTTGGATCATTTTGATGAGGAACAAGCTCTTGGTGATATTTTGGAAGCTATACAACTTTTGAAAGCTCTTGATTACCAAGGTGTGAGTTCATATATGAGTGCGGTCATGACCAATGTTGATGAGTGTCTTACGGATGAATCACCTCCGGATACTTCTGATCTTCCCAAGAGTGCTGAAACTGTCTACCAAGTTTCTCAGATTAGTCTTATCATTTCAAATATGTTGTCAAACAAATAG